One stretch of Niallia sp. XMNu-256 DNA includes these proteins:
- a CDS encoding FUSC family protein: MAYEFNFARSYWVPLSCVAVMSGSTIIATYHRAIQRGFGTIVGILIASFILAAQPYGYVIALFILLLTFMTELFIVKNYGLAALFFTPNALLMAESTSHGSFSFSYFASARLIDVIIGSLIGLIGVWLMGRKSASSRIPHLVAKTIRIQSQLLVLLFSEGGRGLNLEESSEFKKMQINMIHLKTLYSTASGEIPVNQKVLDSYWPVVFSIEHLGFLLNNCSKVEDRPILSEKKLAQILFVFETMANAAGRKRSTSIKQVPEIESFPSIQNEIIRLQKSLQMNDTRMYL; the protein is encoded by the coding sequence ATCGCCTATGAATTTAATTTTGCACGCTCCTATTGGGTTCCATTATCTTGTGTCGCCGTTATGTCAGGTTCAACCATTATTGCTACCTATCATCGGGCCATTCAAAGAGGGTTTGGTACGATTGTAGGGATTCTTATTGCTAGCTTCATTCTTGCTGCACAGCCATATGGATATGTTATCGCTCTATTTATTTTACTTTTGACATTTATGACCGAGCTTTTTATTGTGAAAAACTACGGGTTAGCTGCACTATTCTTCACACCAAATGCATTGCTTATGGCTGAAAGCACAAGTCATGGAAGCTTTAGTTTTTCCTATTTTGCTTCAGCGAGACTAATCGATGTAATCATCGGAAGTCTTATTGGCTTAATTGGAGTCTGGTTGATGGGAAGAAAATCTGCTTCTAGCCGGATCCCACATTTAGTAGCTAAAACCATTCGAATTCAATCACAATTACTCGTACTTCTTTTTTCAGAAGGCGGACGAGGATTGAATTTAGAAGAAAGCAGTGAATTTAAAAAGATGCAAATAAATATGATTCATTTAAAAACACTCTATTCTACCGCTTCAGGGGAGATTCCAGTCAATCAAAAAGTGTTGGACTCCTATTGGCCAGTGGTATTTTCCATCGAGCATTTAGGATTTTTACTAAATAATTGTTCTAAAGTAGAAGATCGACCTATTCTTTCAGAGAAAAAGCTTGCCCAAATCCTTTTTGTTTTTGAAACAATGGCAAACGCTGCTGGTCGGAAACGGTCAACATCAATTAAACAAGTACCTGAAATTGAATCATTCCCGAGCATACAGAATGAGATCATTCGCTTGCAAAAATCCCTTCAAATGAATGATACAAGAATGTATTTATAA
- a CDS encoding TerC family protein, which translates to MEPLLLQYAWTLLILIGLEGLLSADNALVLAVIAKHLPENQKSKAINYGIIMAFVFRFIALFAISFIAGVWQIQAIGAAYLLYLGLKHIIQARFGKKNEKIHKDDKQEAAGKGFWPTVGKIALADLAFAIDSILAAVALALGLPDSPLGKFGGMDGGQFLVVVLGGIAGLILIKFAATWFVQLLAKRPALETTAYAIVAWVGVKLAVITLAHEDIGILPHDFPHSTIWTITFYGVLVIIALIGWFSKPRNKVAFR; encoded by the coding sequence ATGGAGCCTTTATTGCTACAGTATGCTTGGACTTTGCTTATTCTAATCGGATTAGAAGGGTTGTTATCAGCTGATAATGCTCTTGTATTAGCAGTTATAGCCAAGCATTTACCTGAAAACCAGAAAAGTAAAGCGATTAATTATGGGATCATTATGGCCTTTGTTTTTCGATTTATTGCCCTTTTTGCGATTTCTTTTATCGCAGGCGTTTGGCAAATACAGGCAATTGGAGCCGCATATCTTCTCTATTTAGGCTTAAAGCATATTATTCAAGCCCGATTCGGGAAAAAGAATGAAAAGATCCATAAGGATGATAAACAAGAAGCTGCTGGAAAAGGTTTCTGGCCAACTGTAGGGAAGATTGCGCTGGCCGACCTCGCTTTTGCAATTGATTCAATATTAGCTGCGGTTGCTCTAGCCCTTGGCCTTCCAGATTCACCGCTCGGTAAATTCGGGGGCATGGACGGAGGACAGTTTCTTGTCGTTGTTCTCGGGGGAATTGCAGGCCTGATCTTAATAAAGTTTGCAGCCACTTGGTTTGTACAACTTCTTGCAAAGCGTCCAGCTTTGGAAACAACTGCCTATGCCATTGTGGCTTGGGTAGGAGTAAAGCTTGCCGTTATTACCCTAGCGCATGAGGATATTGGGATTTTGCCGCATGATTTTCCTCACAGTACAATATGGACAATAACCTTTTACGGAGTATTAGTAATTATTGCCCTAATAGGTTGGTTTTCGAAACCGAGGAATAAAGTCGCATTTAGATAA
- a CDS encoding erythromycin esterase family protein — protein MLKTDELVDQIKKYAVPFLSTTELKPLVQKASEAKYVLFGEASHGTSEFYRIRSDLTKQLIQEHGFSFIAVEGDWPACYEVNRYIKGMAPEYSSAQDVLTKAFNRWPTWMWANTEIVELIDWLYHYNQSQSGKKIGFYGLDVYSLWESLDAIVDYLEKINSPVLEKALKAIECFETHERKPEKYGVAAAFYGEDCMNEVRELLQTMTQNKQVDYDDEESFLNMKINAIVASNAEHYYHTMITDDNESWNIRDRHMVEALHHIREFYGPNAKGIVWEHNTHIGDARATDMANEGMVNVGQLTREKYGDDEIYAIGFGTYQGTVIAAKKWGDPPEVMPVPKGKAESWEEALHHTGLGDQYVIFTEENRGAFQDTIGHRAIGVVYHPDYEQYGNYVPSRLSERYNAFIHVDKTKALSPL, from the coding sequence ATGCTTAAAACAGATGAATTAGTCGATCAAATAAAAAAATATGCGGTTCCCTTTTTATCAACAACCGAGCTAAAACCTTTAGTACAAAAGGCTAGTGAGGCAAAATATGTTCTATTTGGTGAAGCGAGTCATGGAACGAGCGAGTTTTACCGGATTCGCAGTGATTTAACGAAACAACTCATTCAAGAGCATGGTTTTTCATTTATAGCTGTTGAGGGGGACTGGCCCGCCTGTTATGAGGTCAATCGCTATATAAAAGGAATGGCGCCTGAATATTCTTCTGCTCAAGACGTATTAACAAAGGCTTTTAACCGCTGGCCTACTTGGATGTGGGCAAATACAGAAATCGTAGAACTCATTGACTGGCTGTACCACTATAATCAATCACAGTCAGGGAAGAAAATTGGTTTTTATGGGCTAGATGTCTATAGTTTATGGGAATCTTTAGATGCCATTGTTGACTATTTAGAAAAAATAAACTCTCCTGTATTGGAAAAAGCCTTAAAGGCGATCGAATGTTTTGAGACACATGAACGTAAGCCTGAAAAGTATGGGGTTGCAGCCGCTTTTTACGGTGAAGATTGTATGAACGAAGTACGAGAACTCCTTCAAACGATGACTCAGAACAAACAAGTGGACTATGACGATGAGGAATCCTTCTTAAATATGAAAATCAATGCGATCGTTGCAAGCAATGCCGAGCATTACTATCATACAATGATCACAGATGATAATGAATCATGGAATATTCGAGATCGCCATATGGTAGAGGCCCTTCATCATATCAGAGAATTTTATGGACCTAATGCGAAAGGAATTGTTTGGGAGCATAACACACATATCGGGGATGCCCGCGCAACAGATATGGCTAATGAGGGAATGGTCAATGTCGGACAACTCACTCGTGAAAAGTATGGCGATGATGAAATCTACGCGATTGGGTTCGGCACGTATCAAGGAACCGTCATAGCAGCGAAAAAATGGGGGGATCCTCCTGAAGTCATGCCTGTCCCAAAAGGTAAGGCAGAAAGCTGGGAAGAAGCCCTTCACCACACAGGTTTAGGAGATCAATATGTAATCTTCACAGAAGAAAATCGTGGTGCATTTCAGGATACCATTGGGCACCGAGCCATTGGAGTCGTCTATCATCCCGATTATGAACAATACGGAAATTATGTTCCATCACGCTTATCTGAACGATACAACGCGTTCATTCATGTCGATAAAACAAAAGCTTTATCACCTCTTTAA
- a CDS encoding DUF2515 domain-containing protein, translating to MVIKFIMNKQPPLSKTQKTIKKMLTSKDIVVKKELSTWELKLLNKIKTETDLFNKNNITRTLSYLDFYIRHPEIHWAFLAHMVSRNAGWSMTDLKGGFLSKLLTNKEAQAFFNFLERGNWLIFQDAYPQLLVYEESKRQRTNLFYLLPHLHISYFMETIWNYFWREPDKRLLTFALIINEQNYIETRVVQNPVFQKNVLNTLEFTLQDALSLNHILFPYKENERIQVVGQTVHHFESLQKRISLGKRLYSILFDDLDRLYLIEKWTKEHPHSGSRMDYWPYIFHYVNEGIPGIQLIPNIKSCSIPLGSPRIYSPKLEFSWKDQPQDPAEDGDWYRNWKVIHHLSPLKEHVNGEIKNDYCKTLEKLELAAITKKVLSPFY from the coding sequence ATGGTTATTAAATTCATCATGAACAAACAACCGCCACTCTCTAAAACGCAAAAAACCATCAAAAAAATGTTAACCAGTAAAGATATCGTTGTAAAAAAAGAACTCTCCACCTGGGAATTGAAACTTCTAAATAAAATTAAAACCGAGACGGATCTTTTCAATAAAAATAATATAACAAGAACATTAAGCTATCTGGACTTTTATATCCGTCATCCAGAAATCCATTGGGCGTTTTTAGCACATATGGTCTCCAGAAATGCCGGTTGGAGTATGACGGATTTAAAAGGGGGATTTCTATCAAAATTATTAACGAATAAAGAAGCACAAGCGTTTTTTAATTTTTTAGAACGGGGAAATTGGTTAATTTTTCAGGATGCGTATCCGCAATTATTAGTTTATGAGGAAAGCAAAAGACAGAGGACCAACTTGTTTTATTTACTGCCACATTTACATATCTCTTACTTTATGGAAACCATTTGGAATTATTTTTGGAGAGAACCTGACAAGCGTTTATTAACATTTGCCTTAATCATTAATGAACAAAACTATATAGAGACACGGGTGGTGCAAAATCCTGTTTTTCAAAAAAATGTACTAAATACATTAGAGTTTACATTACAGGATGCTCTTTCGTTAAATCATATTCTCTTTCCCTATAAAGAGAATGAACGAATCCAAGTTGTTGGTCAAACCGTACACCACTTTGAAAGTTTACAAAAGAGGATTTCTTTAGGAAAGCGCTTATACTCTATTTTGTTTGATGATTTAGATCGGTTGTACTTGATTGAAAAATGGACAAAAGAGCACCCTCACTCAGGATCAAGAATGGATTATTGGCCATACATCTTTCATTATGTGAATGAAGGAATCCCAGGAATACAACTGATTCCTAACATTAAATCATGTTCCATTCCCCTTGGATCGCCGAGAATCTATAGCCCAAAACTAGAATTCTCTTGGAAAGATCAACCACAAGATCCTGCAGAAGACGGAGATTGGTATAGAAACTGGAAGGTGATTCATCACTTATCTCCTTTAAAGGAACATGTGAACGGAGAGATTAAAAATGACTATTGTAAAACCCTCGAAAAACTCGAACTAGCAGCCATTACAAAGAAGGTCCTTTCTCCCTTCTATTAA
- the shc gene encoding squalene--hopene cyclase: protein MDSKVTNGINQLVEKLRKDQSPDGSWNYPFETGISTDSYMIILLKTLEIHDENLIQRLTERILSKQEKNGAWKLFYDEGDGNLSATVEAYYALLYSGYLKKNDARLIAAKRFILANGGINQSHLFTKIMLAITGQVKWPSFFPIPIEFILLPATFPINLYDFSIYGRAHLVPIMILADRKFRLKAKPEISVNDLKVRNSEDELFTFRNQEEYRSLFSSIQNGIKTLLGYPAHLHQQGMEKAKRYMVNRIEPDGTFLTYFSSTFLMIYALLALGYSKHDPLILKAVDGLKSMQCKINGYTHMQFTTASIWNTSLINSTLQIAGISPTDTIITKSNEYLLSRQHLKYGDWVVHNPHGFPGGWGFADQNTIQPDVDDSTASLKSIAQTVRQDRRLHSSWERGVRWVLSMQNDDGGWPAFEKNTNNKLLSLLPIKGGEDIIADPSSADLTGRTLEFLGNYTNLSTNVDAIRKGVNWLLHDQERNGSWYGRWGICYLYGTWAAITGLSAVGIRSSHRSIRNGVKWLQTIQNEDGGWGESCKSDRKKTYVPLKHSTLTHTAWAVDALIAAHDQPTKVINRGIQYLVNHLNRNDWTTDYPKGQGLPGAVYIHYHSYRYIFPLLALAHYRNKFETEK from the coding sequence ATGGATAGTAAAGTGACGAACGGAATCAACCAATTGGTTGAAAAGCTAAGGAAGGATCAGTCTCCCGATGGTTCATGGAATTATCCATTTGAAACCGGAATTTCAACAGATAGTTATATGATCATTTTATTAAAGACATTGGAGATTCATGATGAAAATTTAATTCAGCGTCTAACGGAAAGGATTTTAAGTAAACAGGAAAAAAATGGGGCATGGAAATTATTCTACGATGAAGGAGACGGAAATCTTTCCGCCACAGTAGAGGCGTATTATGCGCTTTTGTATTCAGGATATCTGAAGAAAAATGATGCGAGACTGATCGCAGCAAAACGCTTTATTTTGGCCAATGGAGGAATAAACCAATCCCATCTGTTTACCAAGATCATGTTAGCGATAACCGGTCAAGTCAAATGGCCATCCTTTTTTCCGATTCCCATTGAATTCATTCTGTTGCCAGCTACATTTCCTATCAATCTATATGATTTTTCTATATATGGAAGAGCCCATTTAGTTCCCATTATGATTTTAGCCGACCGGAAATTCAGGTTAAAAGCAAAACCGGAAATAAGTGTAAATGATTTGAAGGTCAGGAATTCAGAAGATGAATTATTTACGTTTAGAAATCAGGAAGAATACCGCTCGCTATTTTCTTCCATTCAAAATGGGATAAAAACTTTACTTGGATACCCAGCTCACCTTCATCAACAAGGAATGGAGAAGGCAAAGAGGTATATGGTAAACCGTATTGAACCAGATGGCACGTTTCTAACGTATTTTAGTTCAACTTTTCTAATGATTTATGCGCTATTAGCTCTTGGCTATTCGAAACACGATCCCCTTATCTTAAAGGCGGTAGACGGACTAAAATCCATGCAATGTAAAATTAATGGCTATACACATATGCAATTTACGACCGCTTCCATTTGGAATACTTCCTTAATTAATTCAACCCTACAAATTGCAGGCATTTCTCCAACAGACACCATCATTACTAAATCGAACGAGTACTTATTAAGTCGTCAGCATCTTAAATATGGAGACTGGGTCGTTCATAATCCCCATGGGTTCCCCGGAGGGTGGGGATTTGCTGATCAAAATACGATCCAACCAGATGTAGATGACTCAACCGCTTCATTGAAAAGCATAGCACAAACCGTACGGCAAGATCGTCGTTTACATTCATCATGGGAAAGGGGAGTCCGCTGGGTCTTATCGATGCAAAATGATGACGGAGGATGGCCTGCCTTTGAAAAGAATACGAATAATAAATTATTATCCCTTTTGCCAATTAAGGGAGGAGAGGATATCATAGCAGATCCTTCATCCGCCGATTTAACAGGCCGGACGTTGGAATTCCTCGGAAATTATACAAATCTATCAACAAATGTGGATGCAATAAGAAAAGGAGTCAATTGGCTTCTACATGATCAAGAACGCAATGGTTCATGGTATGGCCGGTGGGGAATTTGTTATCTCTATGGGACATGGGCCGCCATCACAGGATTATCTGCAGTAGGGATACGATCCTCTCATCGTTCAATTAGGAACGGGGTGAAATGGCTGCAAACCATTCAAAATGAAGATGGAGGATGGGGAGAATCATGTAAAAGTGACAGGAAAAAGACCTATGTCCCTTTAAAACATAGTACATTGACCCATACGGCCTGGGCGGTTGACGCACTTATTGCCGCACACGATCAACCAACAAAGGTAATCAATAGGGGAATACAGTATTTAGTAAACCATTTAAATCGTAACGATTGGACAACGGATTATCCAAAAGGACAGGGATTGCCAGGGGCGGTATATATCCACTATCATAGTTATCGATATATTTTCCCATTACTTGCACTCGCCCACTATCGAAATAAGTTTGAAACGGAAAAATAG
- a CDS encoding recombinase family protein, with product MLIGYMRPLQEDLECKSQQKYIEKINCDRIVIEEHSSAKKRVKLKQMIDNLKQGDTIVVTKLFVFADSTRHLVELLDAIDAKGGYFQSIKEGIDTSKNITDSFKTIVNHLVEFQSDVISEKTKKGLNEAKQKGIVTGRPRKPDENVRRAIEMYQSKNFTLMQIKEETGISKSTLYRYLEQ from the coding sequence ATGTTAATTGGGTATATGAGACCTTTACAAGAAGATTTAGAGTGTAAATCACAACAAAAATACATCGAAAAAATCAATTGTGACAGGATTGTCATTGAGGAACATTCATCCGCAAAAAAGAGAGTCAAACTTAAACAGATGATCGACAACTTGAAACAAGGAGATACAATCGTCGTTACGAAACTATTTGTCTTTGCTGATTCTACACGTCATCTCGTTGAGTTATTGGATGCGATTGATGCCAAAGGTGGTTATTTTCAATCAATTAAAGAAGGAATTGATACAAGCAAGAACATAACAGATTCTTTTAAAACTATCGTTAACCATCTAGTCGAATTCCAAAGTGATGTGATTAGTGAAAAAACTAAAAAAGGGTTAAATGAGGCAAAACAAAAGGGAATCGTAACTGGTCGACCAAGGAAACCAGATGAAAATGTGCGACGGGCCATTGAAATGTATCAAAGTAAAAATTTTACTCTTATGCAAATAAAAGAGGAGACTGGAATTAGTAAGTCCACCTTATATCGATATTTGGAACAGTAG
- a CDS encoding SulP family inorganic anion transporter, producing the protein MVEKIKKEWFSNVRGDILSGIVVALALIPEAIAFSIIAGVDPMVGLYASFTMAVIIAFAGGRPGMISAATGAMALVMVPLVRDYGLEYLFAATILTGMIQILFGVFKVAKLMKFIPRAVMIGFVNALAILIFMAQVPHFIGVSGMTYVFVGITLLIVYIVPRFFTAIPAPLIAIVLLTIVAIYGGVELRTVGDMGAITQSLPAFIIPSVPFTIETLAIIFPYSISLAIVGLLESLLTASIVDDMTGTESNKNQEARGQGIANIVTGFFGGMAGCAMIGQSVINVKSGGRGRLSTFVAGVFLMFLIIVLGDLVVQIPMPVLVGIMIMVCIGTFDWSSFTYLRKAPKSDALVMLVTVAIVVATNDLSKGVIAGVILSAIFFVAKISTMKVVKRVENNQIIFDIEGQLFFASVDGFVDAFDYTVENKNIVIDFSAAHVWDDSAVGAIDKVMMRYRENQNRVTIKNLNAASKKLVDKLAVFNDQNAKLSTH; encoded by the coding sequence GTGGTCGAAAAGATTAAAAAGGAATGGTTCTCCAATGTGAGAGGCGATATCCTTTCTGGTATCGTTGTAGCGCTAGCGTTGATTCCTGAAGCCATTGCCTTTTCCATTATTGCAGGAGTTGACCCGATGGTTGGGCTATATGCTTCGTTTACGATGGCAGTTATTATTGCGTTTGCCGGAGGAAGACCGGGAATGATTTCAGCGGCTACAGGTGCCATGGCTTTGGTAATGGTTCCTTTAGTGCGAGATTATGGATTGGAATATTTGTTTGCTGCTACCATTTTAACCGGAATGATTCAAATATTATTTGGGGTATTTAAAGTAGCAAAACTCATGAAGTTTATACCTAGGGCGGTTATGATTGGTTTCGTAAATGCACTAGCCATCTTAATTTTTATGGCCCAAGTTCCGCATTTTATAGGAGTTTCGGGTATGACCTATGTATTTGTCGGGATTACATTATTAATCGTATATATAGTGCCAAGATTTTTTACAGCAATACCGGCGCCGTTAATTGCCATTGTGCTGTTAACGATTGTGGCCATTTATGGTGGAGTTGAATTAAGAACAGTTGGGGATATGGGAGCTATTACTCAGTCATTACCTGCCTTTATCATTCCAAGCGTTCCATTTACAATTGAAACTTTGGCTATTATATTTCCGTACTCTATCTCCTTAGCAATCGTTGGGCTTTTAGAAAGCTTACTGACTGCATCGATTGTAGATGACATGACTGGAACCGAAAGCAATAAAAATCAAGAGGCAAGAGGTCAAGGAATAGCCAATATCGTGACAGGTTTCTTTGGTGGAATGGCGGGCTGTGCGATGATTGGACAATCTGTGATTAATGTAAAATCAGGAGGACGAGGAAGGTTATCAACTTTTGTAGCTGGTGTATTTTTAATGTTCCTGATTATTGTATTAGGAGATTTAGTCGTACAGATTCCAATGCCCGTACTTGTGGGAATTATGATTATGGTATGTATCGGAACTTTTGATTGGTCATCGTTCACTTATCTTAGAAAAGCACCAAAATCAGATGCACTCGTCATGCTTGTAACAGTGGCTATTGTTGTGGCAACTAATGACTTGTCAAAGGGTGTTATTGCAGGGGTTATTTTAAGTGCTATTTTCTTCGTTGCTAAAATTTCTACGATGAAAGTTGTGAAACGAGTAGAAAACAATCAAATCATTTTTGATATAGAAGGTCAATTATTCTTCGCTTCTGTCGATGGATTTGTCGATGCCTTTGATTACACGGTTGAAAATAAAAACATTGTGATTGACTTTTCTGCTGCTCATGTCTGGGATGATTCAGCTGTTGGTGCAATCGATAAAGTAATGATGAGATATCGTGAAAATCAAAATCGAGTCACCATTAAAAACTTAAATGCAGCTAGTAAGAAACTTGTCGATAAATTGGCTGTATTCAATGATCAAAATGCAAAGTTATCTACTCATTAG